A single genomic interval of Antechinus flavipes isolate AdamAnt ecotype Samford, QLD, Australia chromosome 1, AdamAnt_v2, whole genome shotgun sequence harbors:
- the LOC127548923 gene encoding vomeronasal type-2 receptor 26-like, which translates to MERVPSAVCSASCPAGFRKLPLEGKPPCCFSCSPCSEGEISSHMDAEQCKKCPEDEYPNEQRDRCLPKIVTFLDVAEPWGMAVTAVAVSFSFLTALVLWIFVKFQDTPIVQANNRNLSYLLLTSLSSCFLCSLLFMGRPTTASCLFRQTVFAVVFTVAVSSILAKTIIVVLAFRVTGPGSRMRMFLHPRVPYCVVLICSGIQGLFCAIWLGTHPPFPEAETHSESRHIILTCNEGSTFAFYCVLGYMGFLALGSFTIAFLARNLPDAFNEAKFITFSMLVFCSVWVSFLPTYQSSKGKAVMIVEIFSILASSAGLLGCIFIPKCFVILLTSWENNTKQNKNQRSCKSKTSSFF; encoded by the exons ATGGAAAGA GTTCCCTCTGCCGTATGTAGTGCCAGTTGTCCTGCTGGATTCAGGAAGTTGCCTTTGGAAGGGAAGCCTCCTTGTTGCTTCAGTTGCTCCCCTTGCTCAGAAGGAGAAATCTCCAGCCATATGG ATGCCGAGCAGTGTAAGAAGTGTCCAGAGGATGAATATCCCAATGAGCAGAGAGATCGTTGCCTTCCGAAAATTGTGACCTTTCTGGATGTGGCTGAACCCTGGGGGATGGCAGTGACAGCTGTAGCTGTTTCATTCTCATTCCTCACGGCCCTGGTGCTGTGGATCTTTGTGAAATTCCAAGACACTCCCATAGTCCAAGCCAATAATAGGAACCTCAGCTACCTGCTCCTCACCTCCCTTTCCTCCTGCTTCCTCTGCTCCTTGCTCTTCATGGGTCGTCCCACCACTGCTTCCTGTCTTTTCCGACAAACAGTATTTGCAGTTGTGTTCACAGTGGCTGTTTCCTCCATTTTGGCCAAGACCATCATAGTGGTTCTGGCTTTCAGGGTGACAGGGCCAGGGAGCAGGATGCGGATGTTCCTTCATCCCAGAGTGCCCTACTGTGTGGTTCTCATTTGCTCTGGAATTCAAGGACTTTTCTGTGCCATCTGGTTGGGGACCCATCCCCCCTTTCCAGAGGCAGAAACACACTCTGAATCCAGGCACATCATCCTCACATGTAACGAGGGCTCCACCTTTGCATTTTACTGTGTCCTGGGCTACATGGGCTTTCTGGCCCTGGGCAGCTTCACCATAGCCTTCCTGGCCAGGAACCTGCCCGATGCCTTCAACGAAGCCAAGTTCATCACTTTCAGCATGCTGGTGTTTTGCAGCGTCTGGGTCTCTTTCCTCCCCACATATCAGAGCTCCAAAGGGAAAGCTGTGATGATCGTGGAGATCTTCTCCATTTTGGCCTCCAGTGCTGGGTTACTAGGatgtatttttattcccaaatgCTTTGTGATTCTCCTGACATCGTGGGAAAATAACACCAAACAGAACAAGAATCAAAGGAGTTGCAAGAGCAagacttcttcttttttttaa